A single genomic interval of Pseudorasbora parva isolate DD20220531a chromosome 21, ASM2467924v1, whole genome shotgun sequence harbors:
- the lrrc3ca gene encoding leucine-rich repeat-containing protein 3B, with translation MLLPSGWLLRHSVVMWLLFHSLVLMTLCFHHAATSCSKRCYCSDSEGSYGGKTMRCSNLHLTEIPQDIPNDTQRLYLDYNLLSKIPANAFNDLPLLAELDLSHNELALLEPGAFRGLAASLQFLDLSSNQLNMLDPDAFEGVRARSNLTGNPWHCDCRLQTALPRLDLEPVSLTGIICKTSEPSDSGAQGVPFLLAKDLDLCVVLKKTTDVAMLVTMFGWFTMVISYLVYYVRHNQEDARRHLEYLKSLPSRQGKSEESSTISTVV, from the coding sequence ATGCTGCTACCCTCAGGTTGGCTGCTTCGGCACTCTGTGGTCATGTGGTTGCTGTTTCACAGCTTGGTGTTGATGACACTGTGTTTCCACCACGCTGCAACGTCCTGCTCCAAACGCTGCTACTGTTCAGACAGCGAGGGCTCATATGGCGGCAAGACCATGCGTTGCAGCAACCTGCATCTAACTGAGATCCCTCAGGACATTCCCAATGACACACAACGCCTCTACCTGGACTACAATCTCCTAAGCAAGATCCCTGCCAATGCTTTTAATGATCTTCCACTGCTAGCTGAACTAGATCTTTCTCATAATGAACTGGCATTGCTTGAACCCGGAGCCTTTAGAGGCTTGGCAGCCTCTCTACAGTTTTTGGATCTCTCGTCCAACCAGCTCAATATGCTGGACCCAGATGCCTTTGAAGGCGTTAGAGCAAGATCTAACCTCACTGGAAACCCTTGGCACTGTGACTGCAGGCTGCAGACAGCCCTTCCACGCCTAGACCTAGAGCCTGTGTCTTTAACTGGCATTATCTGTAAGACGTCTGAACCTTCAGACTCTGGAGCCCAGGGTGTGCCTTTCCTGCTGGCCAAAGACCTGGACCTGTGTGTGGTGCTCAAAAAGACCACGGATGTGGCCATGTTAGTGACCATGTTTGGATGGTTCACCATGGTCATCTCCTATTTGGTCTACTATGTGAGACACAATCAGGAAGATGCCAGGCGCCACCTGGAGTATCTCAAGTCTCTGCCCAGCAGGCAGGGCAAGTCTGAGGAGTCTTCCACCATCAGCACTGTGGTATAG
- the csf3a gene encoding colony stimulating factor 3 (granulocyte) a: protein MLVDSWDLAPVSRELDNMDKDTIAKAHSLISKILNDIPTVHTTWIEKKSMTLGDNSTRQQLQLLKEHMIPSAPVLHSISNSFSLETCLAHIVEGLQLHVNLLNEISKSTFLNKTDGVEDLIAEIEELLCLIKKLQNLDQSKQASDKQTHKHDLAKHLTNKYRTRAAAHLTLHQLQEFGSDVLRSILSMRNMSI from the exons ATGTTGGTGGACTCGTGGGATCTGGCCCCTGTCTCTCGGGAACTGGACAATATGGACAAGGATACTATTGCAAAGGCCCACAGTTTAATCTCCAAAATTCTTAACGATATTCCAACAGTGCACACAACCTGGATAGAAAAAAAG AGTATGACTTTGGGCGACAACTCGACCAGGCAGCAATTGCAGTTGTTAAAGGAACATATGATACCCTCTGCCCCAGTTCTCCACAGCATCTCTAATAGCTTCAGTCTG GAAACCTGTCTGGCTCACATAGTGGAGGGACTGCAACTACATGTGAATCTCTTGAATGAGATAAGCAAATCAACCTTTCTGAACAAGACAGACGGGGTTGAAGACCTTATAGCTGAAATTGAGGAACTTCTGTGTTTAATCAAAAAG TTGCAGAATCTTGACCAGTCAAAGCAGGCATCAGACAAGCAGACCCACAAGCATGATCTTGCCAAACATCTGACGAATAAATACCGGACTCGGGCGGCAGCCCACCTCACCCTGCATCAGCTTCAGGAATTCGGTAGTGACGTCCTCCGCAGTATCCTCAGTATGCGTAATATGtccatttaa